The Sulfurimonas sp. genome includes the window TTAGGTGAAGGATCATGTGTATGTCCACTTAAAATAAAGTCAATACCGTGAACCATACGAGCAACTTCTTGATCAACACTAAATCCATCGTGAGAAAGAACAACAACACAATCAACTTTATGCTCATTTCTTAACTCATTTACATATTCTTGAAGTGTTTCAGGTCTAATACCAAAACTCCAACCCTCTGTAAACTCTTTAGGATTTGCAGTTGAAGTAAAAGGAAAAGACTGACCGATAATACCAATCTTAGCCCCACCTTTTTCTTCAATCGTATACGGTTCAAAAATAAGTTCTTCATACTCATCAGCAAATGGATCATTACCAATAATATTTTGAGAAATAAACTTAGCATCTAGCATCTTAATAAGTTCCTTAACTCTCTCTTTACCATAAGTAAACTCCCAATGTCCAACCATTACATCAACACCAAGGTAATTTTGTGCTTTAACTATAGCCTCACCTCTAGTTTTTAGTGCAACACCTGTACCCTGCCAAGTATCTCCTGAGTCTAAGAACAATACATTATCATTGCCACGCTCAGTTCTCACATGATCAAGATATGTCTTCATATGAGCTATACCACCCATTTTTCCAAACTTTTTAGCCAATATTTCAAAGTCAATATGTGTATCAAAATACGCATCTAAACTTGATGGCTCTAAACCGTAATGTTTTGCGAATGCTTCCCCACATAAAAATCCAGGTGTTCCAACTAAGTTAGGAGCCGAGATTAAAGTAGAAGGCTCTCTCCAATATAGTGGCTTAATATGTGCATGAATATCACACATATGAAGTAGTGTGAAATTACCCATTGATTTAAACTCATAAATATCTTTTAAACCTACACTTGCTGGTGTTTTAGAACTAGCCATACCACCAGTAGCAGCACCTAATCCTAAAATAGCAGCGATGTGCATAAAATCTCTTCTTGAAATATCCATTATATAAACCTTATCTTTTAAGACCAGGGATAGCTATCTCTGTTCCCTCAGCCCTTTTAGTTAAATAAACTTCAAGAGCAACCATTTCCGGTGAACCTATCGGTATAACTTTTAATAGTGCATTTTTCATACATCCCTGAAAACGGCGTTGTAAAGTTCTAAGGGATGATTTAGTCATTCTATATGCTGGCCAAGTTGCAGCTACTGAAACACCTTTATTACTTAAATCTGGTAGGGGTTGAGTTCTTAAAACTGAACCAATTACATCAGGAGAATGACAGCTCATGCAAGATAAACCTCTACCACCTCGTTTTTGATTAAATGTTTTATCACCCAAAGCATAAGCTGCTTTCATATGCTTATTTGCATCTATATCAATTTGACTTTTTTCACCATTTGCTATTGATTTAGCATAAGCACTCATATCAAACATATCTGAGCTTTTAAGTTTAAATGGTTTATGTCCTTTTACACTCATTAAAGCCTGTAGTACTTGATCTATACCAACTACCATTTTAAAATCTGCCAAATAACGCGGAAAACCTGCCAAATAACGTGGCAAGTCATCTTCACTTACTTCCAAAAAAGATGCTAAACCAGCATCTCCACCACAAAATTCTTCAAGTAACTCATTGCCACTTTCTATCATAATATCAGCTGGATTATTTTCTAGCATCTCAGTATACATTGCACGGTCAGAATCACTCATTGCAAACTGTTCACCGCCAAAAGACAACGAAGAGAGAAGTGCAATAGATAGTGCTATTTTAATTCCTGTTTTCATTGATTATCCTTTTGGTTTAATCTTTTTGCTTTTTTCATTTACTTCGCCAGTATTGTCAGTATATGTAACAGTAAGCTTACCTTTACCATTTATTCTCATATATGTAGTAAATACTGGGTTAGTAGACAGTGACTCCCATACATTCATCGTTATAATAACTTTGCCGTTATAGCTAAATTTTACATTATTGATATATTTTGCTGGAATAATCTGTTTAGTTTTTTTATCTTTACGCAATCCAGTTTCCATTGGATGCATAACCATAAAACTTACCTTTACAATTTCACCATTTTTGAATTTTTTTGGCTTAATTTTAATCAGTGATTTTCTTTTTCCCATTTTATTTTCCTTAATTTTTATATTTTTAGATTATGTTAAATGGTCGAAAATCAACCACAACCACCGATAGTAACTTTTACACTTTGACTAGCAGTAATAAATGATCCATCACTAAGTTCAACTACAGTTACAATTTCTTGAGTTCCACCAAGTTTAATACGAGTTGAGAACATTGCTCTTCCATTTGCAGGAGTCAAATGAACATCTATACAACGAGTATTGGCATTTTTTGTAGCAAAAATATGAATTGCTTTTACATAGTCGGCATCCGTCATCGGAGACTCAACTTCAACAGTAACTGGAACAACAGCACCATTTTCAGCAATTTCTGGAACTTTTAATTTAATCTTTGAAGATACTACAGGTGTTTTCCCACCAGTTACGGCATTTACAGCATCTTTAAATGAAAGATCATTAGGACCTAATGGTTTTTTTTCATTAGCTGCAAAACCAATTGTTGGAGCAACAGCAGCAACAACAGCAACAGCACCTAATTTTTTGAAAAAATCTCTTCTTTGCATAATATATATTCCTTTATTTTGGAGATACTATATATGAGGTAATCTCACATATCTCTTTAGTTGTGAATAACTTAGTTGTTAAGTTAACAGTCATGTGTGTGTCTTTGTTATCTATGCGAGGATCAGCAATCTTTTGAAATACAAACTGATTATCTCTAACACCAGTTGCCATAAATATATCATTATAAGCTGTTAAGTCTGGACCGATACTTCCAGCACCGCGAGCACCTTCTATATTATGGCATGCGACACAGTTTCCATATTGTTTATTTGGAATTTTGTCACCAGGCTTATAAGTCTTACCCTGTTTCATTTGCTTTTTAGCAAGACCTTCTGGTAGTTTGCCTTTTACTTTTCCACCATTAAGGTTATGGAATATAAAAGCACCTCTTGCGATAGCTTTAGGATTTGTTGTAATACAGCCAGCTGGCATTGTAAAAATCTTAGCTGGCGCCAACAGATCTTTTTTAATCATCTCACTTGCACTTGGATTCTCCACCACACTGCTATAATCAACAGCG containing:
- the soxB gene encoding thiosulfohydrolase SoxB, which gives rise to MDISRRDFMHIAAILGLGAATGGMASSKTPASVGLKDIYEFKSMGNFTLLHMCDIHAHIKPLYWREPSTLISAPNLVGTPGFLCGEAFAKHYGLEPSSLDAYFDTHIDFEILAKKFGKMGGIAHMKTYLDHVRTERGNDNVLFLDSGDTWQGTGVALKTRGEAIVKAQNYLGVDVMVGHWEFTYGKERVKELIKMLDAKFISQNIIGNDPFADEYEELIFEPYTIEEKGGAKIGIIGQSFPFTSTANPKEFTEGWSFGIRPETLQEYVNELRNEHKVDCVVVLSHDGFSVDQEVARMVHGIDFILSGHTHDPSPKPITINGTVIVIAGSHGKYIGRLDIDAKDGKVLDYEYKLVPMASNMIPADPEGVKLVDELYAPFAKEFNEVLGKTKNTLYKRDTFFSTFDQLINDAIMDEMKCDISFTPGYRWGTTVLAGDDILMDNVYEMCGITYPNVYTFELKGSKIATLLEDIADNVFNANPLYQQGGDMSRLGGATYSIAVAAAAGKRISKLMIGGKPIDLNKTYKVSSWGGNLQNAGENLQEDKIRAVYDVTRDYIKKQKIVDVSNAGNVTLVDFDCGCPTKGSRSC
- the soxA gene encoding sulfur oxidation c-type cytochrome SoxA, which codes for MKTGIKIALSIALLSSLSFGGEQFAMSDSDRAMYTEMLENNPADIMIESGNELLEEFCGGDAGLASFLEVSEDDLPRYLAGFPRYLADFKMVVGIDQVLQALMSVKGHKPFKLKSSDMFDMSAYAKSIANGEKSQIDIDANKHMKAAYALGDKTFNQKRGGRGLSCMSCHSPDVIGSVLRTQPLPDLSNKGVSVAATWPAYRMTKSSLRTLQRRFQGCMKNALLKVIPIGSPEMVALEVYLTKRAEGTEIAIPGLKR
- the soxZ gene encoding thiosulfate oxidation carrier complex protein SoxZ, giving the protein MGKRKSLIKIKPKKFKNGEIVKVSFMVMHPMETGLRKDKKTKQIIPAKYINNVKFSYNGKVIITMNVWESLSTNPVFTTYMRINGKGKLTVTYTDNTGEVNEKSKKIKPKG
- the soxY gene encoding thiosulfate oxidation carrier protein SoxY, coding for MQRRDFFKKLGAVAVVAAVAPTIGFAANEKKPLGPNDLSFKDAVNAVTGGKTPVVSSKIKLKVPEIAENGAVVPVTVEVESPMTDADYVKAIHIFATKNANTRCIDVHLTPANGRAMFSTRIKLGGTQEIVTVVELSDGSFITASQSVKVTIGGCG
- the soxX gene encoding sulfur oxidation c-type cytochrome SoxX, producing the protein MKKTVMMSLLLSASLFAVDYSSVVENPSASEMIKKDLLAPAKIFTMPAGCITTNPKAIARGAFIFHNLNGGKVKGKLPEGLAKKQMKQGKTYKPGDKIPNKQYGNCVACHNIEGARGAGSIGPDLTAYNDIFMATGVRDNQFVFQKIADPRIDNKDTHMTVNLTTKLFTTKEICEITSYIVSPK